From the genome of Nostoc sp. C052, one region includes:
- a CDS encoding tetratricopeptide repeat protein: protein MINNNEKEVFKSLALESYKLGVEKAQKDGDYKSAVKHYSNALSHDGHFAEAYVSRGRAYSELGEQQRAIADYTKAMEVKPKFAEDAYRYVEPLLGRGSIYIKLGNYQEALNDFNLAIQRNPDFWDAYLGRATIYIGQENYPAAINDLTEALELTADNYPAAFLRRGSIWAELGEAKKAIKDFTEVINNHAEDAIAYYADAYYKRGLTYLNIGNIEIAIDDFTQAIKYDSNYKQAYYYRAASYKESGKFQEANQDYSQALLASNFPEHPGLSASVNTIAISNDGMTLASGSNDSNIRLWNLKTGQEINNIAGQVGQVFAVTFSPDSQIIAYAGTDKIIKLWNIKTRKEILNIPAHTDWINSLAFSPDGTILASASDDKDIKLWDVKTGEIITRLSGHSDYVKSLVFSPDGQFIASGSRDQDIKLWSWRIGRSIRNLVGHSNCVRAVAFSFDGQILASGSEDNSIMLWDWQSGRKIGSLIGHFKTITSLAFSPDNKMLASGSDDKTIKLWNVQTQLETMSLSGHLSYVESVAFSPDGKTLVSGGYDKTVKVWQVD, encoded by the coding sequence ATTATTAATAATAACGAAAAAGAGGTTTTTAAATCTCTAGCTTTAGAATCTTATAAATTAGGTGTTGAGAAAGCTCAAAAAGATGGGGATTATAAGAGCGCAGTTAAACATTACAGTAATGCTTTAAGTCATGATGGCCACTTTGCTGAAGCTTATGTCAGCCGAGGTCGAGCATATTCAGAGTTAGGAGAACAGCAAAGGGCTATTGCGGATTACACTAAAGCTATGGAAGTCAAGCCTAAGTTTGCTGAAGACGCATATAGATATGTAGAACCATTATTAGGAAGGGGAAGTATATACATTAAACTTGGCAATTATCAAGAAGCATTAAATGATTTTAATTTAGCAATTCAACGTAATCCTGATTTCTGGGATGCTTACTTAGGTAGAGCTACTATATATATTGGGCAAGAAAATTATCCCGCAGCAATTAATGATTTGACGGAAGCATTAGAATTAACGGCAGACAATTATCCGGCAGCATTTCTAAGGCGTGGTTCTATATGGGCTGAATTAGGCGAAGCAAAAAAAGCTATTAAAGACTTTACTGAAGTTATTAATAACCATGCAGAAGATGCTATTGCATATTATGCAGATGCTTACTATAAAAGAGGTCTAACTTACTTAAATATAGGTAATATAGAAATAGCAATCGATGATTTTACACAGGCAATTAAATATGATTCTAATTATAAACAGGCTTATTATTACCGAGCAGCCTCCTACAAAGAATCAGGAAAATTTCAGGAGGCAAATCAAGATTACAGCCAGGCATTATTAGCTAGCAATTTCCCAGAGCATCCCGGACTCTCTGCTTCGGTTAATACAATAGCTATCAGTAATGATGGTATGACTTTAGCTAGTGGTAGTAACGACTCAAATATTAGACTGTGGAACTTGAAGACAGGTCAAGAAATTAACAATATTGCTGGGCAAGTAGGTCAAGTTTTCGCTGTTACTTTTAGTCCTGATAGTCAAATTATTGCTTATGCTGGTACTGATAAAATTATTAAGTTATGGAACATAAAAACAAGAAAAGAAATCCTAAATATACCAGCGCATACAGACTGGATTAATTCTCTAGCTTTTAGCCCAGATGGAACTATCCTTGCTAGTGCAAGTGATGATAAAGACATTAAATTATGGGATGTCAAAACAGGAGAAATAATTACTAGGTTATCTGGACATTCAGACTATGTTAAATCCCTTGTATTTAGCCCAGATGGTCAGTTTATTGCTAGCGGTAGCCGTGACCAAGATATCAAATTATGGAGTTGGCGAATTGGAAGATCCATCAGAAATTTAGTAGGACATTCAAATTGCGTGCGTGCTGTAGCTTTTAGTTTTGATGGTCAAATTTTGGCTAGTGGTAGTGAAGATAATAGCATTATGCTGTGGGATTGGCAAAGTGGAAGAAAAATCGGTTCTTTAATTGGTCACTTTAAAACAATTACATCTTTGGCATTTAGCCCTGATAATAAGATGCTTGCTAGTGGTAGTGATGATAAAACTATTAAGCTATGGAATGTGCAAACTCAACTAGAAACAATGAGCCTTTCCGGTCATTTATCTTATGTCGAGTCAGTAGCTTTTAGTCCAGATGGAAAAACTCTCGTCAGTGGAGGTTATGACAAAACTGTTAAAGTGTGGCAAGTAGATTAA
- the brxC gene encoding BREX system P-loop protein BrxC, with translation MNIAELFQKDIHRNINGVIKVGQQDSENIRQELEEYVVTYELDKHFRIFFERYTSAFDSPTDKMGIWISGFFGSGKSHFLKILSYLLANHQLGNSYALDYFDGKRIPDPILLAKIEQAARSSCDVILFNIDSKADANNKNGKESITKVFQKVFDEHLGYFGTVPAIADFERQLNRQGKYAAFQKAFLAETGMEWKENRDAWSFYQDAIAVALQTSTGMSAEAANRLLDLGKQNYTLSPEKFAGMVKQYLDSKGPQHRLIFMVDEVGQYIGEDSKLMLNLQTVVEDLGTYCLGKAWVVVTSQEAMDEITKNKIKGEDFSKIIGRFYRPLNLSSANTDEVIKLRLLGKTDAARAGLEALYSQKIAILRNQIAFTQDSADMPGYGNPQDFFTAYPFIPYQFNLLQKVFTQIRLMGSAGKHLASGERSLLDAFQVASQAVAGEPLGVLVPFHTFYMAVEGFLDSSINQVIIQAGRNPQLHSFDIDLLKTLFMVKYLKEIRANLDNLTTLSLNNIDQDKLVLRQQVEVSLGRLERQTLIQRNGDEYIFLTHEEQDIGREIKNTQVDSIKVLKELQQLVWDSIFTDKELRYSQRHKYPFNRKLDEQTFGQQTNDLTLHIVTPYAESYAAMQDDAFCIGTTGSRYEVLVRLPDNQRLLDDLNILIKTDEYLRLKNSSNLSPSIQRILIARGDENSKRRQELKVILEDLITRADVFACGSKLEIRSRDTKSLLNEGLSYLVGNVYQKLGYVASGFENEDHVSNALTRESQEQDINGQPVNVAAHSEMRAWLMEETRLRRLVSIKALVDKFAIRPYGWSEFDTLGVMAELANKGVIELRHAQGNVNLHDKGLVMQLRSRKEIDKYTVRLTDEINPANLKIAKDMASDLLNGNMSSDPQLLFEQYKNALTKRSQELEGWLIQAEGGLPFAQLLRTNLDLLGELLSKDSAAKFFDTFRQRRDDIEEFIEDVQKLQSFFSTQIKLFQQAYNDLKTLEPELRHISDPDLLRRVDLVKQILAMSDPTAKIPELAMLLLPVKDKVQEALKTQIYQVESKSKAMREKLAEYVTSAHQDISAQLDLSNITQNIDKVVTSVNQVTSIDSAIARQSELENILPQLLQKVDQQANEIIQRQSNNGSNGKATYVKPIVSVQVARVASKPLLETLQDVDVYLEALRKTLLDEIQQNYRVRLE, from the coding sequence ATGAATATCGCCGAACTCTTCCAAAAAGACATTCACCGCAACATCAATGGCGTAATTAAAGTTGGACAACAGGACAGCGAGAATATCCGTCAGGAATTGGAAGAGTACGTTGTTACCTACGAACTGGATAAGCACTTTCGTATTTTCTTTGAACGCTACACTAGTGCTTTTGACAGTCCCACAGACAAAATGGGAATATGGATCTCAGGTTTTTTTGGCTCAGGGAAGTCCCACTTTTTAAAGATTCTTTCCTACCTCTTAGCTAATCACCAACTGGGGAATAGCTATGCCTTGGATTACTTTGATGGAAAGCGCATACCTGATCCGATTTTGCTGGCCAAGATAGAGCAAGCGGCACGTAGTTCTTGTGATGTAATTCTATTTAACATAGACTCCAAAGCTGACGCTAATAATAAAAATGGTAAAGAAAGCATTACTAAAGTTTTTCAAAAAGTCTTTGATGAGCATTTGGGCTACTTTGGGACAGTTCCAGCCATTGCTGATTTTGAACGTCAACTAAATCGCCAAGGCAAGTATGCAGCTTTTCAAAAAGCTTTCTTGGCAGAGACAGGAATGGAATGGAAGGAAAACCGAGATGCTTGGAGCTTTTATCAAGATGCGATCGCCGTTGCATTACAAACCAGTACGGGCATGAGTGCAGAGGCGGCTAACCGATTGCTGGATTTAGGTAAGCAGAACTATACTTTAAGTCCAGAAAAGTTTGCTGGCATGGTAAAGCAGTATCTGGATAGTAAAGGGCCGCAACATCGCCTAATTTTTATGGTGGATGAGGTAGGACAGTATATTGGTGAAGACAGCAAACTGATGCTGAACCTACAGACTGTTGTGGAAGATTTGGGTACTTACTGTTTGGGAAAAGCTTGGGTGGTGGTGACATCCCAAGAGGCAATGGATGAGATTACCAAAAACAAGATTAAAGGCGAGGATTTTTCTAAGATTATTGGTCGTTTTTATCGCCCACTGAACTTGTCTTCTGCTAATACCGATGAGGTAATTAAGTTACGCTTGTTGGGCAAAACTGATGCAGCGCGGGCTGGGTTGGAAGCTTTGTATAGCCAGAAAATTGCTATTCTGAGAAACCAAATTGCTTTTACTCAAGACAGTGCCGATATGCCAGGATATGGCAATCCTCAAGACTTCTTTACCGCCTATCCCTTTATTCCCTATCAGTTTAATCTGTTACAAAAGGTTTTTACTCAAATTCGCCTCATGGGTTCTGCTGGCAAGCACCTGGCATCAGGAGAGCGATCGCTATTGGATGCATTTCAGGTTGCATCCCAAGCGGTAGCCGGAGAACCCCTTGGTGTGCTGGTTCCGTTCCACACCTTTTACATGGCAGTAGAAGGCTTTTTAGATAGTTCGATCAACCAAGTTATTATTCAGGCGGGTCGGAATCCGCAACTACATTCTTTTGATATTGACCTATTGAAGACTTTGTTCATGGTCAAGTACCTGAAAGAAATTCGGGCTAATTTGGATAATTTAACTACTCTTAGTCTAAATAATATTGACCAGGACAAATTGGTATTGCGGCAGCAGGTAGAAGTATCTTTGGGGCGGTTGGAACGTCAAACTCTTATCCAGCGTAATGGCGATGAATATATTTTCTTAACCCATGAGGAGCAAGATATTGGCAGAGAAATCAAAAATACTCAAGTTGATTCAATCAAAGTTCTCAAAGAATTGCAACAGCTTGTCTGGGATTCAATTTTTACTGACAAGGAACTACGATACAGCCAGCGTCATAAGTATCCATTTAACCGCAAGCTGGATGAACAAACTTTTGGGCAGCAAACTAACGACCTAACCCTGCATATTGTTACCCCTTATGCCGAAAGTTACGCTGCTATGCAGGATGATGCTTTCTGCATTGGTACTACGGGATCTCGTTATGAAGTCTTGGTGCGATTACCTGATAACCAGCGTCTACTGGATGATCTCAATATTTTAATCAAAACAGACGAATACTTACGTCTGAAAAATAGCAGTAACCTCAGCCCTAGTATCCAGAGAATTTTAATCGCACGGGGAGACGAGAATAGCAAACGCCGTCAGGAATTGAAAGTTATCCTAGAGGATTTGATTACTCGTGCTGATGTATTTGCCTGTGGTAGCAAGTTAGAAATTCGCAGTCGAGACACTAAGAGCTTGCTGAATGAAGGTTTGAGCTATTTGGTAGGCAATGTGTATCAAAAGCTCGGTTACGTGGCTAGTGGTTTTGAAAACGAAGATCACGTAAGCAATGCCCTAACTCGTGAGAGTCAAGAACAAGATATTAACGGACAGCCTGTTAATGTGGCTGCTCATAGTGAAATGCGAGCTTGGTTAATGGAAGAAACCCGCCTTCGCCGTCTTGTCAGCATTAAGGCATTGGTAGATAAGTTTGCAATTCGTCCCTATGGTTGGTCGGAATTCGACACTTTGGGAGTGATGGCGGAACTTGCTAACAAGGGTGTAATAGAACTGCGACACGCTCAAGGCAACGTTAATCTGCATGATAAAGGTTTAGTGATGCAGTTGCGATCGCGCAAAGAAATAGATAAATATACTGTCCGCCTTACTGATGAAATTAACCCGGCAAACTTGAAGATTGCCAAAGATATGGCCAGTGACTTACTCAATGGCAATATGTCTAGCGATCCACAGTTGCTATTTGAACAATACAAAAATGCCCTAACAAAACGCTCTCAAGAACTAGAAGGTTGGTTAATCCAAGCAGAAGGTGGGCTTCCCTTTGCTCAATTACTGCGTACTAACTTAGATTTGCTGGGTGAATTGTTAAGCAAGGACAGTGCGGCTAAGTTTTTCGACACATTTCGTCAGCGACGGGATGATATAGAAGAATTTATCGAAGATGTGCAAAAGCTACAATCCTTCTTCAGCACGCAAATTAAGCTGTTCCAGCAAGCTTATAATGACCTGAAAACTCTAGAACCAGAACTACGCCATATTAGTGATCCAGATTTGCTCAGGCGGGTGGATTTAGTTAAGCAAATTTTGGCGATGTCTGACCCCACTGCCAAGATTCCAGAATTAGCAATGTTACTCCTACCTGTCAAAGATAAGGTGCAGGAAGCGCTAAAAACTCAAATTTATCAGGTGGAGAGTAAAAGCAAGGCAATGCGGGAGAAATTAGCTGAGTATGTGACTTCCGCTCACCAAGACATTTCTGCACAGCTTGACCTTAGTAATATCACTCAAAACATCGATAAAGTTGTCACCTCAGTTAATCAAGTAACAAGTATCGATTCTGCGATCGCACGTCAGAGTGAACTAGAAAACATCCTCCCACAATTGCTGCAAAAAGTAGATCAGCAAGCCAATGAAATCATTCAGCGTCAGTCAAACAACGGCAGTAACGGCAAAGCTACTTATGTCAAACCCATCGTATCAGTGCAGGTAGCGAGAGTTGCGTCTAAACCCCTACTGGAAACACTGCAAGATGTGGATGTTTATCTAGAGGCGTTGCGGAAAACCCTATTAGATGAGATTCAACAAAATTATCGCGTTCGCCTTGAGTAA
- a CDS encoding DUF1788 domain-containing protein — MPRLSINQRLDALLPKLQDARLLSNRGIGNEIGFYIFDYDAEYEPLVQRYIERLKLQLMSPPSEIMLLEIDLYRTIFDILEERRLLNRSFELEAIRGNAALEEAISSLLQPEQVIAHIQKKLTGHEQLLMMTGVGASWPLLRSHSILNNLHPVLDKIPLVMFFPGSYDGHELRLFDTFKDDNYYRAFPLIPHQEYHL, encoded by the coding sequence ATGCCCAGATTGAGTATTAATCAGCGCCTTGATGCACTATTACCAAAACTGCAAGATGCACGTTTATTAAGTAATCGCGGTATTGGAAACGAAATTGGCTTTTATATTTTTGATTATGACGCTGAATATGAACCACTGGTACAGCGATACATTGAGCGCCTGAAGTTGCAATTAATGAGTCCACCCAGTGAAATTATGTTGCTAGAAATCGACCTTTATAGAACAATCTTCGACATTTTGGAAGAAAGGCGATTATTAAATAGGTCTTTTGAGTTAGAAGCAATTAGAGGAAATGCCGCTTTGGAAGAAGCCATTTCCTCTCTTTTGCAACCTGAACAGGTTATTGCCCACATTCAGAAAAAACTTACAGGACATGAACAGCTTTTAATGATGACCGGAGTTGGTGCTAGTTGGCCTCTTTTACGATCGCACAGCATTTTGAACAACTTACATCCAGTTCTAGATAAAATCCCTCTGGTTATGTTTTTCCCTGGTTCCTACGATGGGCATGAACTACGCTTATTCGACACATTTAAAGACGACAACTACTACCGAGCTTTTCCTCTTATTCCCCATCAAGAATACCACCTATGA